In a genomic window of Streptococcus oralis:
- a CDS encoding DUF7601 domain-containing protein: protein MIIYEKRNLKIKGIIMKKTFLKKLVTASIAAVTALSVFRGVPTFADDNDVATAKATGETSAKVSINKVLNIAEGITTPEATFTFTFTPKTGTSSNGAPYETIDSSNGQITDKNVSYSGTDVLATGQTNIKKETGDIFREVNYTHAGEYVYTVAEKQNVGWNVIQKNGSPIDFMTYDNRNYEMHVIVKNKTTGGTYISSVYFKQVSPSVNGKVKPSESGTTYKYDLFTNIYRKNAGKITDPNEPNPNKPNVSKVDPNAKSLVIKKVVSGATADKSKDFTFKLTFTKASTETSQSITGKIGETSKTFVYGQETTITLRHDQSLAFDTIPAGTRYKLVETGSQGYTASAAYKENGASKNQAGTVSTNFTQDSILIGEKPNDNTITNSLPDVTPTGLLIDNLPFILMIGLGLAGFVVLSKKRRQA from the coding sequence ATGATAATTTATGAAAAAAGAAATTTAAAAATAAAAGGAATAATCATGAAAAAAACATTTTTGAAAAAATTAGTTACTGCAAGTATTGCAGCTGTAACCGCCTTGTCGGTCTTTAGAGGAGTGCCAACATTTGCAGATGATAATGATGTGGCAACTGCCAAAGCAACTGGTGAAACAAGTGCAAAAGTTTCTATTAATAAGGTGTTGAATATTGCGGAAGGAATTACAACACCTGAAGCAACTTTTACATTTACTTTCACCCCTAAAACTGGTACATCATCAAATGGTGCACCTTATGAAACGATTGATTCTTCTAATGGTCAAATTACAGATAAAAATGTATCTTATTCTGGAACAGACGTTTTAGCAACTGGCCAAACTAACATTAAGAAAGAAACCGGCGATATTTTTAGAGAAGTGAACTATACACATGCTGGTGAATATGTCTATACTGTTGCTGAAAAACAAAATGTTGGTTGGAATGTTATTCAAAAAAATGGTTCACCTATTGATTTTATGACATATGATAATCGCAACTATGAAATGCACGTTATTGTTAAGAACAAAACTACAGGAGGAACATATATTTCTTCTGTGTATTTTAAACAAGTATCCCCAAGTGTGAATGGTAAAGTAAAACCATCTGAAAGTGGAACTACTTACAAATATGATCTTTTCACTAACATCTATCGTAAAAATGCTGGTAAAATTACAGATCCAAATGAACCAAACCCTAATAAACCAAATGTTTCAAAAGTTGACCCAAATGCTAAATCTTTAGTAATTAAAAAAGTTGTATCAGGTGCTACTGCAGATAAATCAAAAGATTTTACTTTCAAGCTTACTTTCACAAAAGCATCTACAGAAACTTCACAATCAATCACTGGTAAAATCGGTGAAACCTCAAAAACATTTGTCTATGGTCAAGAAACGACTATAACACTACGTCACGATCAATCTTTGGCGTTTGACACAATTCCTGCTGGTACTCGTTATAAATTGGTTGAAACTGGATCTCAAGGTTACACAGCTTCAGCTGCATATAAGGAGAACGGAGCATCAAAAAATCAAGCTGGTACAGTTTCTACAAATTTCACTCAAGATAGTATCCTTATTGGTGAAAAACCAAACGATAACACTATCACAAATAGCTTACCAGACGTTACCCCTACTGGTCTTTTGATTGACAACCTTCCTTTCATCTTGATGATTGGTCTTGGTTTGGCTGGATTTGTTGTTTTGTCTAAAAAACGCAGACAAGCTTAG
- the pepT gene encoding peptidase T, with protein sequence MTYPNLLDRFLTYVKVNTRSDEHSTTTPSTQSQVDFATNVLIPEMKRVGLQNVYYLPNGFAIGTLPANDPSLTRKIGFISHMDTADFNAEGVNPQVIENYDGGVIDLGDSGFKLDPVDFKSLEKYLGQTLITTDGTTLLGADDKSGIAEIMTAIEYLAAHPEIKHCEIRVGFGPDEEIGVGANKFDADDFDVDFAYTIDGGPLGELQYETFSAAAAELHFQGRNVHPGTAKGQMVNALQLAIDFHNQLPENDRPELTDGYQGFYHLMDVSGSVEEARASYIIRDFEKDAFEARKVAMQAIADKMNQALGNDRVTLTLTDQYYNMKEVIEKDMTPVTIAKAVMEDLGITPIIEPIRGGTDGSKISFMGIPTPNIFAGGENMHGRFEYVSLQTMERAVDTIIGIVSYKD encoded by the coding sequence ATGACTTATCCGAACCTTTTAGATCGTTTTTTGACCTACGTTAAGGTCAATACGCGATCTGACGAACACTCTACTACTACTCCAAGTACGCAAAGCCAGGTAGATTTTGCGACTAACGTTCTTATTCCTGAAATGAAACGTGTCGGTCTGCAAAACGTCTACTACCTTCCAAATGGTTTTGCTATTGGAACCTTACCAGCTAATGATCCTAGCTTGACACGCAAGATTGGCTTCATCTCCCACATGGATACTGCTGACTTTAATGCTGAGGGAGTTAATCCGCAAGTCATCGAAAATTACGATGGTGGAGTTATCGACTTGGGTGATTCTGGATTTAAGCTCGATCCTGTTGATTTTAAGAGTCTTGAAAAATATCTAGGCCAAACCCTCATCACAACTGATGGCACGACCTTGCTGGGTGCTGATGACAAGTCAGGGATTGCTGAGATTATGACTGCTATTGAATATCTGGCTGCTCATCCCGAAATCAAGCATTGTGAAATCCGTGTTGGTTTTGGCCCTGATGAAGAAATTGGCGTTGGTGCCAATAAATTTGATGCAGATGACTTTGACGTTGACTTTGCCTATACTATTGATGGTGGTCCGCTAGGTGAACTTCAATACGAGACTTTCTCAGCAGCTGCTGCTGAGCTTCATTTCCAAGGGCGCAATGTTCACCCTGGTACTGCAAAGGGTCAAATGGTCAATGCCCTTCAGCTAGCGATTGATTTTCATAATCAACTTCCTGAGAATGACCGACCTGAACTGACAGATGGTTACCAAGGTTTCTATCATCTTATGGATGTGTCAGGTAGTGTTGAGGAGGCGCGTGCAAGCTATATCATTCGAGATTTTGAAAAGGATGCCTTTGAAGCACGTAAAGTAGCTATGCAAGCCATCGCTGACAAGATGAATCAAGCTCTTGGGAATGATCGCGTGACCTTAACTCTGACAGACCAGTACTACAATATGAAGGAAGTCATCGAGAAAGACATGACACCCGTTACCATTGCTAAGGCTGTTATGGAAGATTTAGGTATCACGCCAATTATCGAACCAATCCGTGGTGGAACAGATGGGTCTAAGATTTCCTTTATGGGCATTCCAACTCCAAATATCTTTGCTGGTGGTGAAAACATGCATGGACGTTTTGAATATGTCAGCCTTCAGACAATGGAACGTGCGGTGGATACCATCATCGGCATTGTATCTTATAAAGACTAA
- the sipA gene encoding PI-2 pilus system signal peptidase SipA, producing MLLKKKHKKTVTQVNRDKSPPSVWGDILYLVSKLLMVGFVLATLYFFVFGLLRYNDDGMKPALKDGDLVVYYRLDKRYSIGDLLVYSYKGKERVARVIATEGSTIDINENGLIINGSPQQEQDIYKETLLYKEGATFPMKVPAGQLFVLGDNRTTAVDSRAFGTIPIQDTHGKVVTVLRRRGF from the coding sequence ATGCTACTTAAAAAGAAACATAAGAAAACAGTAACACAAGTCAATCGGGATAAGTCTCCGCCGAGTGTATGGGGAGATATCCTCTACTTAGTCAGTAAGCTTCTGATGGTTGGGTTTGTACTGGCCACCCTTTACTTTTTTGTCTTTGGACTATTGAGATACAATGACGATGGCATGAAGCCAGCCTTGAAAGATGGCGATTTGGTTGTCTACTATAGGTTGGATAAACGTTATTCGATTGGTGATCTGCTCGTCTATAGTTATAAGGGCAAGGAAAGAGTGGCGCGTGTCATAGCAACCGAAGGAAGTACGATCGATATAAACGAAAATGGTCTCATCATCAACGGTTCTCCTCAACAAGAGCAGGATATCTACAAAGAAACGCTGCTCTATAAGGAAGGGGCTACCTTCCCAATGAAAGTCCCAGCAGGACAACTCTTTGTCCTCGGAGACAATCGAACAACGGCTGTAGATAGCCGTGCTTTTGGAACCATTCCTATACAGGATACCCATGGCAAGGTGGTAACAGTCCTAAGGCGACGGGGCTTTTGA
- the srtB gene encoding class B sortase, which translates to MKTNTSRKIIKVILSLFLAFFCLFTADRALASDYDHYNPIEKDASSTGFETLQHLNKDVCGWISLDGTKVDYPLLQSQDNVKYLDRNAFGDYTVSGSIFLDYRFNPNFTDFNTIIYGHSMASGAMFGEIQKFADQDFFEKHRYGSIYYNGRERGLEIFGILEVDAYDTEIYRTLSSNDEEHQAYYQYLLSKAKYKRDVSLTSTDKIVLLSTCFLTITNGRHILLAKITDAPVKAVQDKSGEAVGTRYFDQGLPTHWIYILAFLLLIIVLLLLIIIILIMRRDRKTKEQKK; encoded by the coding sequence ATGAAAACAAATACGAGTCGCAAAATTATAAAGGTCATTCTCTCCCTCTTTCTAGCTTTTTTCTGCCTTTTTACAGCTGATAGAGCTCTTGCGAGCGACTACGATCATTATAATCCCATTGAAAAGGATGCCAGCAGTACGGGCTTTGAAACCTTGCAGCATCTCAACAAGGATGTTTGTGGTTGGATTAGCCTCGATGGGACCAAGGTAGACTATCCCCTCTTGCAGAGTCAGGACAATGTCAAATACCTTGACCGAAATGCCTTTGGTGATTATACTGTGTCAGGTTCTATATTCCTAGACTATCGTTTCAATCCCAACTTTACTGACTTTAACACCATCATCTATGGTCACTCCATGGCTTCTGGAGCTATGTTTGGGGAGATCCAAAAATTTGCGGATCAAGATTTTTTTGAAAAGCATCGCTATGGCTCTATCTACTACAATGGTCGAGAACGTGGTCTGGAGATTTTTGGGATTTTAGAAGTGGATGCCTATGACACGGAGATTTACCGAACTTTGAGTTCCAACGATGAGGAACACCAGGCCTACTATCAATATCTGCTAAGTAAAGCCAAGTACAAGCGAGATGTCTCCTTGACCTCAACGGACAAGATTGTTTTGTTAAGCACCTGTTTCCTTACTATTACCAACGGACGACATATCCTCTTAGCTAAAATAACGGATGCGCCAGTAAAAGCAGTCCAGGATAAAAGTGGAGAAGCTGTAGGAACACGCTATTTTGACCAAGGGCTACCAACGCATTGGATTTATATCCTTGCCTTTCTACTCCTTATTATCGTCCTCTTACTTCTTATTATCATCATCCTAATCATGAGACGAGATAGAAAGACAAAAGAACAAAAGAAATAG
- the srtB gene encoding class B sortase — MKIKREKPKRSLSRRLVLAVDALMNHILLLLAALVFLFGFYALWDANQVYSQASSSEYEAYRPVSTSEKDELASFSGFHKLQQVNPEVLGWINVYGTNIDYPLVQAKDNEKYLNKDSKGEFVATGAIFLEARNESKFEDFNTIIYGHHVENGVMFGDVAKFSDKEFFDQHRYGSIYYNGVEKGLEIFEMLEVDAYDFNIYDPGINGDDRRQEYIDHLLSVAIHKRDITLGPNDHIILLSTCFLDVTNGRHIVVAKITDTVPKNTFHTKKSKPFPYSVFDDSSLGRFLSSIPLWIWYIILFILLLLLIFLLIILNLILRRRREAKEEEADTITD; from the coding sequence ATGAAAATCAAGCGTGAGAAACCAAAAAGGAGTTTGTCTAGGCGTCTGGTCCTTGCTGTAGATGCATTGATGAATCATATCCTGCTCCTCTTGGCTGCCTTAGTCTTTCTCTTTGGTTTCTACGCCCTTTGGGATGCCAATCAGGTTTATTCTCAGGCTTCATCAAGTGAGTATGAGGCTTATAGACCTGTTAGTACCAGTGAGAAGGATGAGCTTGCTAGTTTTTCTGGCTTTCACAAGCTACAGCAAGTCAATCCAGAGGTTCTCGGTTGGATCAATGTCTATGGCACCAATATCGACTATCCCTTAGTCCAAGCCAAAGACAATGAAAAATACCTGAACAAGGATTCCAAGGGAGAATTTGTAGCTACAGGGGCTATTTTCCTTGAGGCTCGAAATGAATCCAAGTTCGAAGACTTTAATACCATCATCTACGGTCACCATGTAGAAAATGGGGTTATGTTTGGAGATGTAGCAAAGTTTTCTGATAAGGAATTTTTTGACCAGCATCGCTACGGCAGTATTTACTATAATGGCGTTGAAAAAGGTCTTGAAATCTTTGAAATGCTCGAGGTGGACGCCTATGACTTTAACATCTACGATCCAGGTATTAATGGGGATGATCGGCGCCAAGAATATATCGATCACTTACTCTCGGTTGCCATTCACAAACGAGACATTACACTGGGGCCAAATGACCATATCATCCTTCTCAGTACCTGTTTCCTAGACGTAACAAATGGGAGACATATCGTAGTTGCCAAGATTACGGATACGGTTCCAAAGAACACCTTCCATACGAAAAAATCAAAACCATTCCCATACAGTGTCTTTGATGATTCGTCGCTCGGACGATTTCTCTCATCGATTCCTTTGTGGATATGGTACATCATCTTGTTTATCTTGCTCTTGCTATTGATCTTCTTGCTCATCATCCTCAACTTGATCTTGCGTCGTAGAAGAGAAGCAAAGGAAGAAGAAGCAGATACCATTACTGACTAA
- the hemH gene encoding ferrochelatase, producing MKKAILMMTFGSPEEISFEGVAEFFTNIRRGVRPQDHEIQTLYDNYVLIGGTPLQRITREEVDLVKERLGEEYGIYFANKFSRPFIPDVIKQMEADGVEECICLILEPHYSFYSVMGYEKFLESQQIRFLVIKDWYQQQPLLDFWTDEIRKILRNHVGEESFKVIFSAHSVPIFALDYGDPYIDQIFDNSKLIAEQLGLMTDHYTNTWQSESDIGIPWIKPDVLEYLREQKQHPEHYIFVPISFISEHIEVLFDNDVECYELCQELDVTYHRPPMPNTDSRLIDALVATVRANEDKEFKAFLPEEETFDELAPSATTKDIMEETDDLQMPEFVKKLIEKKGRENVKMPYLIKKMLEKAGKLPKE from the coding sequence ATGAAAAAAGCAATATTAATGATGACCTTTGGATCTCCAGAGGAGATTAGTTTTGAAGGAGTAGCAGAATTCTTTACAAACATTCGTCGTGGAGTTAGACCCCAAGACCACGAGATTCAGACTCTCTATGACAACTATGTCCTTATCGGTGGGACGCCCTTGCAGCGGATTACACGTGAGGAGGTTGATTTAGTCAAGGAACGTTTAGGCGAGGAGTACGGTATCTACTTTGCCAACAAATTTTCTCGTCCCTTTATTCCAGACGTGATCAAGCAGATGGAAGCTGATGGTGTTGAAGAATGTATCTGCTTGATTTTGGAACCTCATTATTCTTTTTACTCAGTCATGGGGTATGAAAAGTTTCTGGAAAGCCAGCAGATCCGATTTTTAGTCATTAAGGACTGGTATCAACAGCAGCCTTTGTTGGACTTTTGGACAGATGAGATTAGAAAAATTTTACGAAACCATGTGGGAGAAGAATCTTTCAAGGTAATCTTTTCAGCCCACAGTGTTCCCATTTTTGCCTTGGACTATGGAGATCCATATATCGATCAGATTTTCGATAATAGCAAGCTAATCGCTGAACAACTCGGCCTAATGACAGACCACTATACCAATACTTGGCAGAGCGAAAGCGATATTGGAATCCCTTGGATCAAGCCAGATGTTTTAGAATATTTACGAGAACAAAAGCAACATCCCGAGCATTATATTTTTGTCCCGATTAGTTTTATCAGTGAGCACATCGAAGTCCTGTTTGACAACGATGTAGAATGTTATGAGTTGTGTCAAGAATTAGATGTCACCTACCATCGTCCACCTATGCCCAATACGGATAGCCGTTTAATTGACGCATTAGTTGCTACTGTAAGAGCGAATGAAGACAAAGAATTTAAAGCTTTTCTCCCAGAAGAAGAAACTTTTGATGAGTTAGCTCCTTCGGCAACTACTAAGGACATCATGGAGGAGACAGACGACCTTCAGATGCCAGAATTTGTCAAAAAGCTCATTGAGAAAAAAGGCCGTGAAAATGTGAAGATGCCGTACTTAATTAAGAAAATGCTCGAAAAGGCTGGGAAATTACCAAAAGAGTAA
- the pitA gene encoding PI-2 pilus tip adhesin PitA has translation MNIRFDFKKVQIIARRLVTLLAILFLCAPISLLNADSTTEPQTTLHKTITPISGQDDKYELSLDITSKLGTETQTDPLDVVLVADLSGSMQNQDVQSFDGRTISRIDALKNTLKGTNGRKGLIDTILSNSNNRLSMVGFGGKIDNKKNDQYWDGNKWRLFRPYWPYERMTKYYDGISPWDDANTILGWSNNARAAKTAVYNMSIAGGNSIGTESGIGTGTNIGAGLTLANQLMGSARSNAKKVVILLSDGFANMVYDANGYTIYNYNNEDPNIETAPQWFWDRLNNNLNSLSYSLAPTLDGFYSIKFRYSNNVDSITSLQYYMRQHNASIPNEIFSANDEDQLQDSFKDITDKILPLGIHHVTIKDVLSKYVQLLPNGSSEFRVVKEKDGSSETLTEEQVTFDTKTTAEGLVEVTANFSPNYSLEDGARYVLKFTVTSSQDALDAIAGDKKLEAGDAEGSDVNKLYSNKGASVTYSYGIGTSQTKTKEYSDNPTFKPSDPLTVPVEVEWQGVTGARTVITADQPSNVELKLVQKNKNGGSDNQDYRKTNVNVSKNVSNETRNFEKVAKGYQYDLIAPDVPAFTKEIKNVGTETKPSFKVIYKQLPSLTIKKVLEAESNLNKEFRIKVKLTSPDSTPLNGTFGEITVVNGEAEIRVEKRKRWKGILSYLPRGTHYKVEEEAASTNGYHVTYENQEGDLNKDETSTVTNHKLPSLSVTKKVTGVFANLLKSFKITINIRDAQNSPLNGTYNATVNNKRTPLQFTNGRASIDLNKDQTIKIDGLPLDSHYTIEEESNSSRGYQVSYENQEGKLDGDKSATVTNNKNNVPETGVDFLSSTLVLGIILPLGGIFFTILLGYLVVHRRK, from the coding sequence ATGAACATTCGCTTCGATTTTAAGAAAGTTCAAATTATTGCGCGCCGTTTAGTTACACTGTTAGCTATTCTCTTTTTGTGTGCTCCGATAAGTCTGTTAAATGCTGATTCTACTACAGAACCTCAGACAACCCTTCATAAAACAATTACTCCGATATCAGGACAGGATGACAAGTATGAGTTGTCATTGGATATCACGTCCAAACTGGGAACGGAGACCCAAACGGATCCCTTGGATGTTGTTTTAGTAGCAGACCTCTCAGGAAGTATGCAGAATCAGGATGTCCAATCTTTTGATGGACGGACGATCAGTCGGATTGACGCATTGAAAAATACTCTAAAAGGAACAAATGGTCGTAAGGGCTTAATTGATACCATTCTATCCAATTCTAATAACCGTTTATCTATGGTAGGATTTGGTGGGAAAATTGACAATAAAAAGAATGATCAGTATTGGGATGGAAATAAATGGAGACTTTTTAGACCATACTGGCCCTATGAACGGATGACAAAATACTATGATGGTATATCCCCATGGGATGATGCTAACACGATTTTAGGATGGAGTAACAATGCTCGTGCTGCTAAAACAGCGGTATACAACATGAGTATTGCAGGAGGTAATTCCATTGGTACTGAGTCAGGTATTGGTACCGGGACCAATATTGGGGCTGGATTAACCTTGGCCAACCAGTTAATGGGAAGTGCAAGATCTAATGCTAAGAAAGTCGTTATTTTGCTTTCAGATGGCTTTGCGAATATGGTCTACGATGCCAATGGTTACACTATATATAACTACAATAACGAGGATCCTAATATCGAAACAGCTCCCCAGTGGTTTTGGGATAGATTAAATAATAATCTAAATAGTCTATCATATAGCTTGGCTCCAACACTTGATGGTTTCTATTCAATTAAATTTCGTTATTCAAACAATGTCGACAGTATTACCAGTCTGCAATATTATATGAGGCAACATAATGCCTCCATTCCAAATGAAATATTCTCTGCAAATGATGAAGACCAGTTACAAGACAGTTTCAAAGATATCACTGATAAGATTCTGCCACTGGGAATCCACCACGTGACCATCAAGGATGTTCTTTCTAAGTATGTCCAGCTATTACCGAACGGATCGTCAGAGTTTCGTGTAGTGAAAGAAAAGGATGGTAGCAGTGAAACATTAACCGAAGAGCAAGTAACTTTTGATACCAAGACAACGGCAGAAGGATTAGTGGAAGTTACGGCTAACTTTTCTCCGAATTATTCCTTAGAAGATGGAGCTAGATATGTCCTCAAATTCACTGTTACATCTAGTCAAGATGCTCTGGATGCCATTGCAGGTGATAAAAAACTAGAGGCTGGTGATGCTGAAGGTTCTGATGTCAATAAACTCTATTCCAATAAAGGTGCCAGTGTCACCTATTCCTATGGAATAGGCACCTCCCAAACCAAGACCAAAGAATACTCTGACAACCCAACCTTTAAGCCTTCGGATCCATTAACGGTTCCGGTGGAAGTTGAATGGCAAGGTGTGACGGGTGCGAGAACTGTCATTACAGCTGATCAACCGAGTAATGTTGAACTGAAACTGGTTCAAAAGAACAAGAACGGAGGTTCTGATAATCAAGACTATCGAAAGACAAATGTGAATGTTAGTAAAAACGTATCTAATGAAACGAGGAACTTTGAAAAAGTTGCCAAAGGATATCAATACGATTTAATTGCACCGGACGTCCCAGCCTTTACCAAAGAAATAAAAAATGTTGGTACAGAAACTAAACCATCCTTCAAGGTAATCTATAAACAATTGCCAAGTCTGACGATTAAGAAAGTGTTGGAAGCTGAAAGTAACTTGAACAAAGAGTTTAGGATTAAGGTAAAACTAACCTCTCCTGATTCTACGCCATTGAATGGAACTTTTGGCGAGATAACTGTTGTGAATGGAGAAGCGGAGATCCGTGTCGAAAAACGAAAGCGTTGGAAAGGTATCCTAAGCTATCTTCCTCGGGGAACCCATTACAAGGTTGAAGAAGAAGCAGCATCAACAAATGGTTACCACGTTACGTATGAGAATCAAGAGGGCGATCTGAATAAAGACGAGACCAGCACTGTTACGAATCACAAGCTTCCAAGTTTATCAGTCACAAAAAAAGTTACAGGCGTATTTGCAAATCTATTAAAATCCTTCAAGATTACCATTAACATTAGGGATGCTCAGAATAGTCCACTGAATGGGACCTATAATGCAACGGTGAATAATAAAAGAACCCCTCTACAATTTACGAATGGTCGAGCGTCTATAGATCTCAACAAAGATCAAACCATAAAAATTGATGGACTTCCACTCGATAGTCACTACACTATTGAAGAGGAATCAAACTCTTCTCGTGGATATCAGGTATCTTATGAAAATCAAGAAGGCAAACTGGATGGGGATAAGTCCGCGACAGTCACGAATAATAAGAATAATGTACCTGAAACCGGAGTTGACTTCCTCAGCAGTACACTCGTGTTAGGAATAATCCTTCCTCTAGGAGGAATCTTCTTTACAATCCTACTCGGATATCTAGTGGTACATAGGAGAAAATAA